One window from the genome of Oryza glaberrima chromosome 3, OglaRS2, whole genome shotgun sequence encodes:
- the LOC127767909 gene encoding uncharacterized protein LOC127767909, with the protein MDATRSAQSIRGQDEQKLYDELKSAVWVIHVESDESSGTGTGFCIDQRGLIMTCAHCVSGKTCFVARQNDKKFQKAYILHKIESWDIAILCFVPNGSDAYPAVSLANDGTLVPGQDVYAISNQHSLMYSFCSGKVSYPCSDTVRTFDRTPRSFGKEPTDHIPSETSEYRTQKETSFTLPFNEDLPIIEMRNIHLGHGGSGGPIFLPIGKVVGMISSGDFSKSYAVHVSALRIAFEEAKKLYSKLVNRLAASEKQSRDKNEGKNESNKSNEK; encoded by the coding sequence ATGGATGCCACTAGGAGTGCACAATCAATCCGTGGCCAAGATGAACAAAAATTGTATGATGAACTAAAAAGTGCAGTCTGGGTAATTCATGTAGAGAGTGATGAAAGTAGTGGGACAGGGACTGGTTTCTGCATTGATCAGCGTGGGTTAATTATGACGTGTGCACATTGTGTGAGTGGCAAAACCTGTTTTGTAGCAAGGCAAAACGACAAGAAGTTCCAAAAGGCTTATATTTTACACAAAATTGAATCTTGGGACATTGCAATTCTGTGTTTTGTGCCTAATGGCTCAGATGCTTATCCAGCTGTTTCTCTGGCAAATGATGGGACCTTAGTTCCTGGCCAAGATGTATATGCTATTTCAAACCAGCATTCTCTTATGTACTCCTTCTGTAGTGGAAAGGTTAGTTATCCCTGCAGTGATACAGTAAGAACTTTTGACAGGACGCCAAGGTCTTTTGGGAAAGAACCAACCGACCATATACCCTCAGAGACATCTGAATACCGTACACAGAAAGAAACATCTTTTACTCTGCCATTTAATGAAGATCTACCGATAATTGAAATGAGGAATATTCATCTTGGCCATGGTGGATCAGGAGGCCCAATTTTTCTTCCCATAGGAAAAGTTGTTGGGATGATATCATCAGGAGATTTCTCAAAGAGTTATGCAGTGCATGTGTCAGCATTACGAATAGCTTTTGAGGAAGCAAAGAAGTTATACAGCAAGCTGGTGAATCGTTTGGCAGCCTCCGAAAAGCAATCAAGAGACAAAAATGAAGGCAAAAATGAATCCAACAAATCGAATGAAAAGTGA